In a genomic window of Nostoc sp. UHCC 0870:
- a CDS encoding J domain-containing protein codes for MPRKIASPPRTSKTTPLALSELHIRLEGLEKEHQSLLKQIKRKRTELKNFVEQMRSLATEIFHKANPNFQKMAELDQEIHALFKEILTKRKFGKKTKKNIEAVYQQLQLTGIISLKFNHPDADTELDELFENLRPQDDGSQETGEDRHQAWETQQSLESPSATRTEESRKVRQTFLRLAEIFHPDKVQDNETLQYHTEIMKEINKAYQEGDLARLLEIEQKHQVGESIDNNSEDDLTRKCRTLEQQNEILLNQYENLKQELRSAKNTPEGAMVADARKAAKQGIDSIDMMLETIDTQINVITQVRDFVQNFRDQKLTIKEFLSSPATLRSLNEEMMEDMLEQMMSELDGIIVF; via the coding sequence ATGCCTCGCAAAATTGCGTCTCCACCCCGCACCAGTAAAACAACACCCTTGGCTCTTTCGGAGTTACATATCCGCTTAGAGGGATTAGAAAAGGAACATCAATCCCTATTGAAACAAATTAAGAGAAAGCGAACAGAACTAAAGAATTTTGTTGAACAGATGCGTTCTTTAGCCACGGAAATATTTCACAAAGCCAACCCCAATTTCCAAAAAATGGCAGAACTCGACCAAGAAATTCATGCTCTGTTCAAAGAAATTTTGACTAAAAGAAAGTTCGGCAAAAAAACAAAAAAGAATATAGAAGCAGTTTATCAGCAACTCCAATTAACAGGAATCATTAGTTTGAAATTTAATCATCCTGATGCAGATACAGAACTAGATGAACTGTTTGAAAATCTCCGTCCTCAAGATGATGGTTCTCAAGAGACAGGTGAAGACCGCCATCAAGCTTGGGAAACACAACAATCTCTAGAATCTCCTTCAGCAACTAGAACTGAGGAATCTAGAAAAGTTCGTCAAACATTTTTGAGGTTAGCAGAGATTTTTCATCCTGATAAAGTCCAAGATAACGAAACTCTTCAGTACCATACTGAAATCATGAAGGAAATCAACAAAGCTTATCAAGAAGGGGATTTAGCAAGACTATTAGAAATCGAGCAAAAGCATCAAGTTGGTGAATCTATCGATAACAATAGCGAAGATGATTTAACTCGCAAATGTAGAACGCTAGAACAGCAAAATGAAATTCTACTCAATCAATATGAGAACTTGAAACAGGAACTACGTTCAGCCAAAAATACTCCTGAAGGCGCAATGGTCGCCGATGCGCGTAAAGCAGCTAAACAAGGCATTGACTCTATTGATATGATGCTGGAGACAATAGACACTCAAATTAATGTCATCACGCAAGTTCGTGATTTTGTCCAGAATTTCCGTGACCAGAAATTGACAATTAAAGAATTTCTCAGTAGTCCAGCAACTCTACGCTCATTGAATGAGGAAATGATGGAAGATATGCTTGAGCAAATGATGTCAGAATTAGACGGAATCATCGTATTTTAA
- a CDS encoding galactose oxidase-like domain-containing protein, protein MAAIVTLAIAVTHGVLYAQTPAAASLGQWSGVDPWPVYGVHLTLMPDGNVLAWDSTNNGFGGATNKTILWNPVSNSKTELNSNASLQGEELFCAPHTQLPDGKVFTVTGTVGVADNTTHIFDNQSNQWSLHQSMNTGRYYPSSTLLANGNILVTGGSYPIDADTPEIFESGTWRSLSSAKIPFALPKGFIDNTSYFPWTQLAPNGKIFYVGPESSMRYIDTNGAGSITTVGERDGIFRDYGSYAMYSTGKFLVAGGGPAPKSTYAIDINGNQPVVSRTGDLTYGRRQQNLTILADGQVLVTGGNSNPNGKDGQPGSQFDLNTAVYAGEIWNPATGQWKTVASMAKPRQYHSTALLLPDGRVVVAGGVCGPCGATGHNEQNAEVFSPPYLFNLDGTPAARPTISSAPDAIGYGQFFTVTSPQAASITKGHLIKLGAVTHATNFDQRLVPLSFTQSGTTLNVTAPANANLAPPGYYMLFLVNSAGVPSVSKIIQVGGNPSPVTPPNVQVPLYSRQSIQSLNFSSHYVGETNSLGYIKQVNVSSSAVDKNSTTFKVVPGLANQQCISFESVNVAGKFLRHQGYRLRGRQE, encoded by the coding sequence ATGGCAGCGATAGTTACATTAGCGATCGCTGTTACTCATGGTGTACTATATGCCCAAACACCAGCCGCCGCATCTCTTGGTCAATGGTCTGGGGTTGACCCTTGGCCAGTGTATGGCGTACACCTCACACTCATGCCCGATGGTAATGTCCTCGCCTGGGATAGCACCAATAACGGATTTGGAGGCGCAACCAACAAAACTATCCTCTGGAATCCAGTTAGCAATAGCAAAACTGAACTCAATTCCAACGCCTCTTTACAAGGAGAGGAGTTATTTTGCGCCCCCCATACCCAATTACCAGACGGGAAAGTATTTACAGTCACGGGAACTGTGGGAGTTGCAGACAATACCACACACATCTTTGACAATCAAAGCAACCAGTGGTCACTGCATCAGAGTATGAATACTGGGCGATACTATCCCAGTTCTACCCTACTGGCTAACGGCAACATCTTAGTAACTGGTGGTTCTTATCCCATAGATGCAGATACACCAGAAATATTTGAATCTGGGACATGGCGGAGTTTAAGCAGTGCCAAAATTCCCTTTGCATTACCCAAAGGTTTTATTGACAACACATCTTATTTTCCGTGGACACAGTTAGCACCCAACGGCAAGATATTTTATGTCGGGCCAGAAAGTTCCATGCGCTACATCGATACCAACGGTGCAGGTAGTATTACAACCGTTGGCGAACGAGATGGGATTTTCCGCGACTATGGCAGCTATGCGATGTACAGCACAGGGAAATTCCTTGTAGCAGGTGGAGGCCCCGCACCGAAAAGTACCTATGCGATTGATATCAATGGCAATCAACCCGTCGTCTCCAGAACTGGGGATCTCACCTATGGACGACGACAGCAAAACCTGACAATTCTGGCTGATGGTCAAGTTTTAGTCACTGGTGGTAACTCTAACCCCAACGGCAAAGATGGACAACCAGGATCGCAGTTTGACCTCAATACCGCAGTCTATGCAGGTGAAATCTGGAATCCCGCCACGGGACAGTGGAAAACAGTCGCCAGTATGGCTAAACCCCGCCAGTATCACTCCACCGCCTTATTATTACCTGACGGTCGTGTAGTGGTGGCTGGTGGTGTATGTGGCCCTTGTGGTGCTACAGGACACAATGAACAAAATGCAGAGGTTTTTTCCCCACCTTATCTGTTTAACCTTGATGGTACTCCTGCGGCGCGTCCCACAATCAGTTCTGCACCAGATGCTATTGGCTACGGTCAATTTTTTACTGTCACATCACCACAAGCCGCCAGTATTACCAAAGGTCATCTGATTAAACTAGGTGCAGTCACCCATGCAACTAACTTCGACCAGCGTTTAGTACCCCTATCTTTTACCCAATCCGGGACTACACTGAATGTAACAGCACCTGCAAATGCTAATCTTGCACCACCAGGTTACTATATGCTGTTTTTAGTCAACTCGGCTGGTGTGCCTTCCGTATCGAAAATCATCCAAGTAGGTGGTAATCCTTCCCCTGTAACTCCACCCAACGTCCAAGTACCACTATATAGTAGGCAGTCCATCCAATCATTGAATTTTTCCAGTCACTATGTTGGTGAAACTAATTCACTTGGCTATATCAAACAGGTGAATGTTAGCAGTAGTGCTGTAGACAAAAATAGCACGACATTTAAAGTAGTACCGGGGTTAGCAAATCAGCAGTGTATTTCCTTTGAGTCAGTGAATGTTGCGGGTAAATTCCTCCGCCATCAAGGTTATCGTTTGAGGGGGCGACAAGAATAG
- a CDS encoding prepilin peptidase: MDTLMVAVASIIVFALGASIGSFINVVVYRLPAGLSILWPPSRCPHCLNQLKAYDNVPVLGWVWLKGRCRYCKSKISLRYPVVEAVTGIIFLLIFFLFNVSILTIGYWVFCSWLLALSLIDLDTMTLPNALTKSGLVLGIIFQMVLGYITEPSIEGVVKHLMMGIVGAVLGLWLFDAIAILGIFLQKEAMGAGDAKLAAMMGAWLGWKHLLLAGFIACTLGALVGIGAIMLSKRKWGQKIPFGPFLAAGAFFTLFGGEAILSAYLRLFF; the protein is encoded by the coding sequence ATGGATACTTTGATGGTAGCCGTGGCGAGTATCATTGTTTTCGCCTTGGGTGCGTCTATTGGCAGCTTTATTAATGTTGTAGTTTATCGATTACCTGCCGGATTATCAATTCTCTGGCCGCCGTCTCGTTGTCCCCATTGCTTGAATCAGCTAAAAGCCTATGATAATGTGCCTGTGCTTGGTTGGGTGTGGTTAAAAGGGCGATGTCGTTATTGTAAAAGCAAGATTTCTCTGCGTTACCCAGTAGTAGAAGCGGTGACAGGGATAATCTTTCTCCTCATATTCTTTTTATTTAACGTCTCAATTCTGACAATAGGATACTGGGTTTTTTGTAGTTGGTTATTAGCATTATCACTGATCGACTTAGATACAATGACTTTACCCAATGCTCTCACTAAGTCGGGGTTAGTATTGGGAATTATCTTTCAAATGGTACTAGGTTATATTACTGAACCCAGTATTGAGGGAGTAGTCAAACATCTGATGATGGGGATAGTGGGAGCTGTATTAGGTTTATGGTTATTTGATGCGATCGCTATTCTTGGTATTTTCCTGCAAAAAGAAGCAATGGGTGCAGGAGATGCCAAACTAGCAGCCATGATGGGTGCGTGGCTAGGTTGGAAGCATTTACTCTTGGCGGGATTTATCGCCTGTACCCTAGGAGCTTTAGTAGGTATCGGCGCAATTATGCTATCAAAACGCAAATGGGGGCAAAAAATCCCCTTCGGCCCCTTTTTAGCCGCCGGCGCATTCTTCACCCTATTCGGCGGCGAAGCAATTTTATCAGCTTACCTACGATTGTTTTTTTAG
- a CDS encoding mechanosensitive ion channel family protein, translated as MQVQQIGEFVLKLLTEFGLKVLGAIALWLIAQKLIDFALKLLRRAFRSQNIEPTLISYLLNIIGVTLRIVLVVAVLGFFGIETTSFAALLAAAGIAIGAAWGGLLANFAAGAFLIVFRPFSVGDFITAGGVTGTVTEIGLFTSSINTPDNVLTIVANNKIFSDNIQNYSANPYRRVDLVAQLHHTVDHNQAIALLKAKISQIPNVLDNPAPDVEILDFNLAGPVLAVRPYCNNDHYWQVYFDTNKTIKETFGEAGFPVPEQRYAVSSPSDVAMNAVVPTGSLSEFIS; from the coding sequence ATGCAAGTCCAACAGATTGGAGAATTTGTGCTGAAACTCTTGACAGAGTTCGGTTTAAAAGTTCTAGGTGCGATCGCCCTATGGCTAATTGCTCAAAAACTGATTGATTTTGCACTCAAGCTGCTGCGACGCGCTTTCCGCAGTCAAAATATTGAGCCGACGCTGATTAGTTATTTGCTGAATATCATTGGTGTAACCCTGAGAATTGTCCTAGTTGTAGCGGTTCTCGGCTTCTTTGGGATTGAAACCACTTCTTTTGCAGCGTTACTAGCGGCTGCTGGTATAGCCATTGGTGCAGCTTGGGGTGGACTATTGGCAAACTTTGCGGCTGGTGCTTTTTTAATTGTTTTTCGTCCATTTAGCGTTGGTGATTTTATTACAGCCGGCGGTGTGACTGGAACAGTTACAGAAATTGGACTATTCACAAGCAGCATCAATACACCCGACAATGTGTTAACAATTGTTGCTAATAACAAAATCTTTTCTGACAATATCCAAAATTATTCTGCCAATCCCTACCGTCGTGTTGATTTGGTAGCTCAACTGCATCACACTGTCGATCATAACCAAGCGATCGCACTACTAAAGGCGAAAATTAGCCAAATTCCCAATGTGTTGGATAATCCCGCACCAGATGTAGAAATTCTCGACTTCAATTTGGCAGGGCCAGTATTAGCGGTGCGTCCTTATTGTAATAATGACCACTATTGGCAAGTGTATTTTGACACTAATAAAACTATTAAGGAAACCTTTGGTGAAGCTGGTTTTCCAGTTCCCGAACAACGTTATGCTGTCAGCAGTCCTTCAGATGTTGCAATGAATGCTGTTGTTCCCACAGGATCATTAAGTGAGTTTATTTCATAG
- the leuB gene encoding 3-isopropylmalate dehydrogenase — MTQNYRITLLPGDGIGPEIMAVAVDVLKVVGQQFDIQFDFQEALIGGAAIDATGEPLPAATLETCRNSDAVLLAAIGGYKWDTLPSHQRPEAGLLGLRAGLELFANLRPAQILPQLIDASTLKREVVEGVDIMVVRELTGGIYFGKPKGIFTTETGEKRGVNTMVYTESEIDRIGRVAFEAARKRGGKLCSVDKANVLEVSQLWRDRMIKLSAEYPDVELSHLYVDNAAMQLVRAPKQFDTIVTGNLFGDILSDAAAMLTGSIGMLPSASLGAASPGVFEPVHGSAPDIAGQDKANPLAQVLSAAMMLRYGLDQPQAADKIEQAVLQVLAQGDRTGDIMSPGMNLLGCRAMGDSLIKALEK; from the coding sequence ATGACTCAGAACTACCGTATTACCCTACTCCCTGGCGATGGCATTGGCCCCGAAATTATGGCTGTGGCGGTAGACGTGCTGAAAGTTGTAGGACAGCAATTTGATATTCAGTTCGATTTTCAAGAAGCTTTGATTGGTGGTGCAGCCATTGATGCAACAGGTGAACCTTTGCCGGCTGCTACCCTAGAAACTTGTCGCAACAGTGATGCTGTTTTACTCGCCGCCATCGGTGGTTATAAATGGGATACTCTCCCATCTCACCAACGTCCAGAAGCAGGTTTATTAGGACTCCGCGCAGGTTTGGAACTATTTGCCAACTTACGTCCAGCCCAAATCTTACCCCAGCTAATCGATGCTTCCACTTTAAAGCGGGAAGTCGTGGAAGGTGTAGATATTATGGTAGTGCGTGAACTCACAGGCGGTATTTACTTCGGCAAACCCAAAGGGATTTTTACCACCGAGACAGGTGAGAAACGCGGTGTCAATACAATGGTGTATACCGAATCCGAAATTGATCGGATTGGGCGAGTAGCCTTTGAAGCCGCACGGAAACGCGGGGGTAAACTTTGTTCAGTAGATAAAGCCAACGTATTAGAAGTATCGCAGTTGTGGCGCGATCGCATGATCAAATTATCCGCAGAATACCCAGACGTGGAACTCTCACATCTATATGTAGATAACGCCGCCATGCAATTGGTACGCGCTCCCAAACAGTTTGATACTATCGTCACAGGCAACTTATTTGGCGATATCCTTTCTGATGCCGCCGCCATGCTCACAGGTAGTATTGGGATGTTACCCTCTGCTAGTTTAGGTGCTGCAAGTCCCGGAGTATTTGAACCAGTCCACGGTTCTGCACCCGATATTGCAGGACAAGATAAAGCCAACCCCCTAGCCCAAGTTTTAAGCGCAGCGATGATGTTACGCTACGGTTTAGATCAACCCCAAGCCGCAGACAAAATAGAACAAGCCGTATTGCAAGTTTTAGCCCAAGGCGATCGCACTGGAGATATCATGTCACCAGGGATGAATCTTTTGGGTTGTCGCGCTATGGGTGACTCACTGATTAAAGCTCTGGAAAAATAA
- a CDS encoding AbfB domain-containing protein — translation MKANQNDNTALFQADATFCPKPGLADTTAVSFASFNYPNRYIRHRNYELWIDPQATDTLYKNDTTFKFVTPWTP, via the coding sequence TTGAAAGCCAATCAAAACGATAACACAGCTTTATTCCAAGCCGATGCCACATTCTGTCCCAAACCTGGATTAGCAGACACAACTGCTGTGTCATTTGCATCTTTCAACTATCCGAATCGCTATATTCGTCACCGCAACTATGAGTTGTGGATTGATCCCCAGGCTACTGATACCCTGTACAAGAATGATACTACCTTTAAGTTTGTCACACCTTGGACACCATAA
- a CDS encoding IS4 family transposase has translation MLPQFYQEILEKYLSKTQLITLKMLVWLLQNQKEVKIERLAATLPLPIQQNSRRRHLQRFLKSNALSVVLLWFPIIEEILSRLFKPKSQLIIALDRTQWKDNNILMVSVIYQKRALPIYWCVLKKDGCSNLQEQQKVLRPVIRLLKHYQLVVIGDREFQGIELASWLHRQGLKYVFRQKKDTTFREKRQKFQPLHTISISPGDRRFFQKVNLTQNQGFGRCNLAVYWKRKYRGKQEKEPWYLSTNLTDISTAVKIYGQRFGIEAMFKDCKTGGYNLEGSQASPDRLIRLILLIAIAMTSAWLQGQKTQFSRQQSYVCRPSELKRNRKRHSAFWIGLYGYNWIISLNGCQELVLEMMAAVRNKQAFYQQGVMAMMLIQQPL, from the coding sequence ATGCTGCCCCAATTCTATCAAGAAATCTTAGAAAAGTACCTGAGTAAGACACAATTAATTACCCTAAAAATGCTGGTATGGTTACTACAAAATCAAAAAGAAGTCAAAATTGAAAGATTAGCTGCTACTCTACCTTTACCAATACAACAAAATAGCCGTCGTCGTCACTTACAAAGATTTCTCAAATCGAATGCGTTGAGTGTAGTTTTACTATGGTTTCCCATTATTGAAGAAATATTATCACGTCTATTCAAACCCAAATCACAATTGATTATTGCCCTGGATAGAACCCAATGGAAAGATAATAATATTCTCATGGTGAGCGTCATTTATCAAAAAAGGGCATTGCCAATATATTGGTGTGTACTTAAGAAAGATGGTTGCAGTAACCTTCAAGAACAACAAAAGGTATTACGTCCAGTAATCCGGCTATTGAAACATTATCAATTAGTTGTAATTGGGGATAGAGAATTTCAGGGAATTGAATTAGCCAGTTGGTTACACCGTCAAGGGTTGAAGTATGTTTTCCGACAAAAAAAAGATACTACTTTTCGAGAAAAAAGACAAAAATTTCAACCCTTACATACGATTTCAATTTCCCCTGGCGACCGCAGATTCTTTCAAAAGGTTAATCTCACACAAAATCAGGGTTTTGGTCGTTGTAATTTAGCAGTTTATTGGAAACGAAAATATCGTGGTAAACAAGAGAAAGAACCTTGGTATTTATCAACTAATCTGACAGATATATCAACTGCTGTCAAAATATATGGTCAACGTTTTGGGATTGAGGCTATGTTTAAAGATTGTAAAACTGGTGGCTATAATTTAGAGGGTTCTCAAGCTTCTCCTGATAGGCTTATCCGCCTGATTTTATTGATTGCTATAGCAATGACTTCTGCATGGTTACAAGGTCAGAAAACTCAATTTTCTAGACAACAATCTTATGTTTGTCGTCCAAGTGAGCTGAAAAGAAATAGAAAAAGACATAGTGCCTTTTGGATAGGTTTATACGGATACAATTGGATAATCTCTCTGAATGGGTGTCAGGAATTGGTCTTGGAAATGATGGCTGCCGTTCGCAATAAGCAGGCATTTTATCAGCAGGGGGTGATGGCTATGATGCTTATACAGCAGCCTCTTTAA
- a CDS encoding mechanosensitive ion channel family protein, translating to MNLTQIWPVAIGLLTQFGLQLLGAIAIWIIGQRLIDFGLKLLRRAFRSQNIEPTLISYLLNIVSVTLKIILIVAILGFFGFETTSFAALLAALGIAIGAAWSGLLANFAAGAFLMIFRPFKTGDMISAAGVIGKVAEIGLFTTTINTLDNVMTIVANNKIFADNIENFSANPYRRVDLKAQLHHSVDHNEAIRLLKQRISQIPNVLNNPAPDVDILDFNLAGTVLAVRPYCNNEHYWQVYFDTNKVIKQTFGEAGYPVPEQRYAFTGNSEDGTKPFISSTSLRNL from the coding sequence ATGAATTTAACTCAAATTTGGCCGGTTGCTATTGGACTACTAACACAATTTGGACTGCAATTATTAGGCGCGATCGCCATATGGATTATTGGTCAAAGGTTGATTGATTTTGGCTTAAAATTACTACGGCGCGCTTTCCGCAGCCAAAATATTGAGCCGACACTAATTAGCTATTTACTGAATATCGTTTCAGTAACGCTAAAAATTATCCTAATTGTGGCAATTCTCGGCTTTTTTGGCTTTGAAACTACTTCTTTTGCTGCATTGTTAGCCGCACTTGGTATCGCCATTGGTGCAGCCTGGAGTGGATTATTAGCAAACTTTGCGGCTGGTGCTTTTTTAATGATTTTTCGTCCCTTTAAGACAGGTGACATGATATCAGCCGCAGGTGTAATAGGAAAAGTGGCAGAAATTGGACTGTTTACAACAACAATAAATACACTGGATAATGTGATGACTATTGTCGCCAATAATAAAATATTTGCTGACAATATTGAGAATTTTTCTGCTAACCCTTACCGTCGTGTTGATCTTAAAGCACAACTACATCACAGTGTTGATCACAACGAAGCAATTAGGCTATTAAAACAACGCATTAGCCAAATTCCCAATGTGTTAAATAACCCAGCCCCAGATGTAGATATTTTGGACTTTAATCTAGCAGGAACTGTATTAGCGGTGCGTCCCTATTGTAATAATGAACATTACTGGCAGGTTTATTTTGATACGAATAAAGTCATCAAACAAACCTTTGGTGAGGCTGGTTATCCTGTTCCTGAACAACGTTACGCATTTACTGGCAATTCTGAAGATGGTACTAAGCCTTTTATCTCCTCTACATCTTTGAGAAATTTATAA
- the topA gene encoding type I DNA topoisomerase: MVKRLLVVESPGKVKKLSQILGADWIVRASCGHIRELSNEGEDSLGFSMDGGSVRCNYVPRDQRAKETIQQLKAFTKQVDEVVLATDPDREGETIAWHLKEVLGLRDAKRVIYTEITPSAVRSAIARPRKLDFNLVGAGLCRDCLDKLVGYKGSPLVWALNNGAKSVGRVQSATLHLICQREREIQTFVPQDYWNVWVDYAEGFRAFYKGLANSTPEAEQQAAEIHDDAADNTTKAPESKRVLSEAEAIRLVEEARKYPHQIIQVEGKTVQRQPPPPFTTSTLQQAAGSKLRFAPDKTMQVAQKLYEAGLITYMRTDSVILSPEFCASARQWLEQNDPQNVPPQVAKHRSSKSAQEAHEAIRPTDVFRPSAQLRIELLADEFNLYVMIWKRAVASQCRSAQLRKTQVVTQSGNLLWQARGQVIEFYGYAKYWNNLSKDSVLPSVQQGQALNLENANFEQKQTQPPPRYSEPKLVQLMERKGIGRPSTYAPTVATLKHRGYVELAKGSLQPTALGLEVDAFLQKALPDLLEAEFTAKMEDALDAIAHGKQGWQQYLTTWNQDYFVPALTKAKTVVVGVSNITASATRQYETSRTRCPECNNFLSKIKSSKVKKKYFLKCTSGCANIVLFWSDRSKTWEAPRNQASPGENQPKPPTKVTSYPCPVCKQPLEEYSYTKDGQSKTMLRCSHPQSRQDKKHQDVAYFSTQKGWWSPKFGELGKEGAGKES, encoded by the coding sequence ATGGTGAAACGTCTTCTAGTCGTTGAATCCCCTGGTAAAGTTAAAAAACTTAGTCAAATTCTTGGTGCAGACTGGATTGTCCGTGCTAGTTGTGGTCACATTCGAGAACTCAGCAATGAAGGTGAGGATTCACTGGGATTTAGTATGGATGGCGGTAGTGTGCGATGCAACTATGTGCCGCGTGACCAACGGGCTAAGGAGACAATTCAGCAGCTAAAGGCATTTACTAAGCAGGTTGATGAAGTTGTCTTGGCAACTGACCCAGACCGGGAGGGAGAAACGATCGCCTGGCATCTCAAAGAAGTGCTAGGATTACGTGATGCAAAACGGGTGATATATACCGAGATTACACCATCAGCTGTGAGGTCTGCGATCGCTCGCCCCAGAAAGCTAGACTTTAATTTAGTAGGTGCGGGATTATGCCGTGACTGTCTAGACAAGTTGGTAGGTTACAAGGGTAGCCCCCTAGTTTGGGCATTGAATAACGGTGCTAAAAGTGTCGGTAGAGTTCAAAGTGCTACATTACATCTGATTTGTCAGCGCGAAAGAGAGATTCAAACTTTTGTTCCCCAAGACTATTGGAATGTCTGGGTAGATTATGCCGAAGGTTTTCGGGCTTTTTACAAAGGTCTAGCAAACTCAACGCCAGAAGCAGAACAACAAGCAGCAGAAATCCATGATGATGCCGCAGATAATACAACAAAAGCACCAGAATCCAAGCGTGTGCTGTCGGAAGCAGAAGCCATAAGGTTAGTAGAGGAAGCAAGAAAATATCCGCACCAAATTATCCAGGTGGAAGGTAAGACAGTACAACGCCAACCACCCCCACCCTTTACCACCTCGACTTTGCAACAAGCCGCCGGTTCTAAGCTGAGATTTGCCCCAGACAAAACTATGCAGGTGGCGCAAAAATTGTATGAGGCTGGGCTAATTACTTATATGCGAACAGATTCAGTGATATTGAGTCCTGAATTTTGTGCGAGTGCGCGTCAGTGGTTGGAACAAAACGACCCGCAGAATGTGCCACCCCAAGTAGCCAAGCATCGCAGCAGTAAATCTGCACAGGAAGCCCATGAAGCAATTCGCCCTACAGACGTGTTTCGTCCCTCAGCACAATTACGAATTGAATTACTAGCCGATGAATTTAATTTATACGTGATGATTTGGAAACGGGCAGTTGCTTCTCAATGTCGTTCTGCCCAACTCCGTAAAACTCAAGTGGTCACTCAGTCAGGGAATCTGTTGTGGCAAGCTAGAGGGCAAGTCATAGAATTTTATGGTTATGCCAAGTATTGGAATAATCTCAGCAAAGATTCTGTTTTACCTTCTGTGCAGCAGGGACAGGCTCTAAATTTGGAAAATGCCAATTTTGAGCAAAAACAGACACAACCGCCGCCACGCTACAGTGAACCCAAATTGGTGCAGCTAATGGAACGTAAAGGCATTGGTCGTCCCAGTACCTATGCGCCTACTGTCGCCACCCTCAAGCATCGGGGTTATGTAGAGTTAGCGAAGGGTAGCTTACAACCAACAGCTTTAGGATTAGAAGTTGATGCCTTTTTACAAAAAGCACTGCCGGATTTACTAGAGGCAGAATTCACCGCTAAGATGGAAGATGCCCTAGATGCGATCGCTCACGGTAAACAAGGCTGGCAGCAATATCTCACTACTTGGAATCAGGATTACTTTGTCCCAGCACTCACCAAAGCTAAAACTGTAGTGGTGGGCGTGTCAAATATTACGGCATCTGCTACACGCCAGTATGAAACCTCTAGGACGCGTTGCCCTGAGTGTAACAATTTTCTCTCGAAGATTAAGAGCAGTAAAGTTAAGAAAAAGTATTTTCTCAAGTGTACTAGTGGCTGTGCCAACATTGTACTGTTTTGGAGCGATCGCAGTAAAACTTGGGAAGCACCCAGAAATCAAGCCAGCCCAGGAGAGAATCAGCCAAAGCCGCCTACTAAGGTAACTTCCTATCCTTGCCCTGTATGCAAACAGCCTTTAGAGGAGTATAGTTACACCAAAGATGGACAGTCCAAAACCATGCTACGGTGTTCTCATCCCCAGTCACGCCAAGACAAGAAACATCAAGATGTCGCCTATTTCAGCACGCAAAAAGGCTGGTGGAGTCCTAAGTTTGGGGAATTGGGGAAGGAAGGAGCGGGGAAGGAAAGTTAG